The following DNA comes from Mya arenaria isolate MELC-2E11 chromosome 11, ASM2691426v1.
GGTCAAATCATAATAAAACGCCAGGCAAACGTGAGGATGATAGCCTCAAATTTGATATATTACCATAACACACCTAAACTGGTCCTTAGGGTTAGGTTTATACATAATGTAAACTGTTTACATGGTGACCAGGACCTTGTAATATCGTGTTGATTTACACGCCCTTCCCTTATGTGTATACACATATTGAGTATACATTAACAACACACATTGTATACACATATCAAGTATACATTAAACAACACATGTCGTTTTAAAATCTAATCTACCTACTTTAACACTTGTAAAGTTTAATGTAACGGCAACAAAACGTTAAATcagtacaaaaaatatttacaacatgtgtcaaactacatgtatatacgttaaataaaatgcaatatcttaatgatatttacaatgtgAATAAATAACTTATAATGTGAATGTCTCTTGGTACCTAAACACAAAAGGTAAACATTAGAAAAGGCCACATAAGAAATGGGAGTTCGGCATCAGCCACACACAATTCATTTAGCAAAATATATAGTACTGTATTTCAAGCAATAACAGTTTTATAGCCTAAGAGCCAATTATGTGATAttacttaaaaagaaaatgccaacaagggcctatgctctactggcatgaaTTTTTGGTTATATACTACTTACATTCAAAGGGAAGCAATCAGTGAACCATATGTTTCATAAAGGGCAAAGGGAAAGAACTACTACAATAATACATAAATGCTACTAGGGCTGCAGCATTTCAAGGGCCTTATTCCAGTCATGTAAGAATGGGACTGGGCTCTCATGGATTGCTAACTACTGTATAGGTTGCTGTATTCAAACTGAACACTGTACAAGCAATTGTTCACTGAAGCATGGACGACGTACACCACGCCATGGCATAAGCTCGTTTGGCCCTTGGCCAGTAGAGCTTACAAGGAATGGTTAGATTACAGTATTATTTGTCACTGAGTTACACTCAGTTAgcatattatttgaaaattaaagggTGACTAaagaatgtattgtttaaagtaACTTTACAAATTTACCATAAAAAATGAGAGGTCAATGCAGAACTCCACATCTTAACAGGACTTTGGTAGGTTCTTAAGACATTTTGAATCCCctcaattaaaagaaaatccCCAGAAAACTTGATCAAGTAAGACTTGTATGCCTTCTGTTGACTGCTTTAAACTTTGTTCCTGACAATTGGTATCTAGATACaactttttataatttaacaactgggaatattgaaacaataattatacatgtaactgaAAGACGACCTGTTACCCTAACGCAGCAACATGGaaggaaatatattatcacCCGCCTGTCACTGTAACAGAATATATAATCACCTTAGTAAATAGTAATTCTCATAGCACAGGGAAAACAATGTCAATCTATCTATAAGGGGACCTTATACAGTATACAAAGTGAAGCAAATTGGAAAACAGCTGTGCCAAAACTGACAGCGTTTCAGGCATATCTAACTTGTAAAATGGTTACTTATAAGCATTTACAGTATTTATCTAATGTACCAACTTTCATTAGCGTTTCTTGctgtattattttaatagtatattGTACATAATGGAGCCCCCCTTCAATAACACATCTTAAAATCAACAATTTCCATTAATTATAACATCAATGTCACAAATGAACTGCCCAAATCACCCAATCTTTGTAGTACTGgcaaatcttttttaaatggatGTATTACTACTTCAAAATatcttttgagaaaaaaataccatAGGTTCATTGAAAAGATGCAGCCATTGTGTAcattataaatagatacatACAAGGCATGCTTAAGCACATTGTGGTAGTATATCATTAACTTGCTCTAAAAACAAAGTTATAGATTATATTATTCCCAACATTGCACCAATTTGATACAGCTGTTTTCGAAAAAAGTCACtaaaacattatatcaataactaaaaacaacaaaaaaggtGACTAAACATGAATACAGGACAATAAACACCTATATCACACATTATCTTGGATATGGGAATGAACCAGATTAATGAGTTGTACATGAACAAGTCGCCGTATGTCCGAGggattttttacttttttttgtatttttttttaattttactgataaaatatactattttttttatatatattttttcaactttttatatttttttttatgattttcttcctctaattttaatattttttttgtttgtttttttcgttttgcaatttttttgtatttatttttttttcacacgttttataatttttttgtttggtcATCAAAAATATTAGGTACAatacattaattaataattaattacataATTGAATGTTATTGCTAGTTtatgaacaacaaaataattaatgctGTGGTAAGGATTTGGTAACACATTTCCAAATGGTATTGTAACAAATATTATTGAGAccagtttttaagtgttttactttttataacaattttccattttgtatttttttttctattttttgtaacatattttttttgcataagtAAGTTTATTACATATAACCAGTTTGATTGGTAGGCATATAAATACAGGTATATAAACAACAGATTTCATGCTTACCCCGTCTTCCCCATATGACtcattcatacattttattttctaagctTTTTTTTGTGGACACGGCATTTCATGAATAATGCAGCATTTATTGAATAAGTGCAAATCTTAAACTCTAATAATCTACTTTGATTAATATAACCATAAGCAGTTAAATGTTTAAGCTTTGATTCAATAGATACggcaattcattttgatatttacaaatacatgcattaaaaacacaaactaataatataaatatccaTATTTGTTCAAACCATGTAAATTAATGTTGCATGCAGTGATAATGAAAGTTGaactattgatattttaaactaatgGTCTTGGACCaattacataacattataaataaactagAGGTTGCATAGAAAAAAGGATAGCATTGTTTCTTTCAATACAGATAATATTGTCTGTTTTCTACATTGTCATTGACTAGTGCACTACATAATTTTTACGTCATTTATAAGTGCACTACAAATTCTTACAGTGAAATCTACGAGTGCACTACAAAATGAATGCTTAACCAATCATGAAATGTGCCTTGTTATGTAATTTTGACACTGGATTTCAATCTTAGTTTCATAAATCTCAAAAGTATCAGGAACAAGTCTGAATACTTTGAATTCCTATAAGAATGAGATTATAAGCCAAAAGcccaaatataaatgatttttttcaaagccCCGGTTTGCCCAAAGCATGTGGGTATTTTCATCTCTTTCAATGTAGGCAAGATTTCACGCATGTATGTtagacattttgttttgaacttTGAACTTAAGTGCGGACTATATATAATAAAGGAACCtaagagtaaaataaatatcagagATTTTTAATAAGTTGCCCTAAAATGTCAAAGTTGAAATGGTTTATGGGATCTGAGTGTGTGTGGGGAGTGGAATCGAAGAAATGGACGTATGATTACGATGATATGGCTCTGTAATGAGAAATATCACACTAATCTAGAGTTCATGTTGAACTTCAAAAATATCACACTAGAAAACGTTTCTACTAATCTACCGGCATGGggaaaatgatacaaaaaacCCTGCCGCGGGTGGCATTTCGATACACCTTCTAAACTAAGATATACACATTGTAAGGTTTGAAACCGCCCACGGTAAAAGTTTGTAGTATTTGAATTTCACGCACTTGTATCAAGCGTCCTTTGATATACATGATGAGCGATGAGCTGAGATCCTTGAAATTACGTGCATGATCTCGTTGGCTGAGCCTGCGTCGTCCTGCGAAGACTGCCACAAGCAATGAGCGATGAAATATACAACTTGAGCACCGCTGTGATAAAACAAGCCCTGCTTCGACCTCATGAGATATCTTGTTAGTGCAATAGTTTCCTATATCTGAGTGCAACCAGGAATTGTATATGTATTCCTCATCGTTGAAACAATTTCTGTAACattgaattatttcaattccTGAATTCGCCTACTAGAGATTATTACATTGACACTTGATTCTACAAAATCAAATTTCTAATTAAAAGCTTATAACTGAAGATTTTTTCTTGTAGCATAGTAACATTTTGTAAGGTTGTAGTATAACTCGCACTTTTCAAGTTCACATATAGGGAGAAGAGCCCCTTTTGCTCACAACTGGCACTCAAGGTAATGAAGTCTGAAGTCCCAACAATCAATAGCACAGATCTAGCTGATAAGCTGACATCAGCTGTCCGCTTCGAGCATTTCAAGAAACAGTTTGTGCATCATGATTTTCCCACTCTTTTTCACATCAAACCAGTACTGCTTGGCGAGAAGTTTCAGGTGGGTCATTGCTGGCAAGAGAAGGTACAGTTGGCCAACACGTTTCAGCCCGCCATTGCTGCGAGACTTGACGTAATCGGTGAGAGACTCATGAAGCTTCTCCTGAATCGACTTGCCTGCATCACTGCGCTCTGTTACTACATCTGCAAGGAAGATataactttaattaaatacatggtGAAAACCtctattttatatcattatttttttaaacaaaatcaccGTTCAATTTCACTAGAATTTCCATAGTTAACTGAATACAATAACTAAGTCACCACCACCCCTCATACCATATGCCATGATAATCAGCCCCTGTTACACAACTTACCAATATAGAATAGTATGATACTCTTAAGAAGAAAGTACTCCTTCCATGTGATGTTCACCTCCCAAACCCCAGATCACTATAGGATATTCACCCACTACCCCCTCACTTGCAAATCTAGATGAGTATGATACTATTGAGATGAAGGTAATCCTGGTTTCTAATGCTTAAACTCCCCCCATCCCTACAGGATAATCACCCACTACTCGCACTCACCAATGTTAAAGAGAATGATACTCTTGAGAAGAAGGTACTCCTCACGCGTGATGTTTAGACTCGTGAATTTCTTGCACATCTTCCTGGTGAGAGTGTCAAGCTCGCGGGAACACCCATATTTCTCCGCCTGCTCTGACGTCAGCTTGTAGTCTTCTGCAATCTGTGTGATAGACAGGAGAAATGTCATGGTCATGTTAAGCGTCATAAATTTGATGCCACGGCATGAATTATAATCAGCATCACACCAATTCctatgttttttatacaatgCTACATTATTGCCAATCAATCCAACACTATTTTTACAAGCTGaaattttatggaaaatgtatttgtttgttacaagctaccatacatgtacaagaagGTTACACACTACCATATACTTACTCTGAAGGACTGCACCTGTACACAAAGCCACACACTACCGTATGTATAAAGGTAACACACTACCATAAATGTACTGGAAGGTTACACACTACCATATACATACCTTTGGGATGCCATGGTAAGGACTGCAACTATAAACAAGGCTACACACTACCATTATTGTACAAGAATTATACATACCCTAAGGATGGAATAGTAAGGACTGGGCCTGTTCACAAGGTTACACACTACCATAATTGTACAAGAAGGTTACACACTACCATATACATACCCTGAGGATGCCGTGGTAAGGACTGGACCTATACACAAGGTTAAGAAGGTTTATCTCTAGCCAGGAGTGCTGCAGGAGATTCATCTGATCCGAAAGGCTCAGGCTGGCGAAACCTGTATAGagaaaataatatcttaaatagAAGGAAAGCAATAGAAATACTACAACTACAtgtactactaccactaccactacaattAGCTGAATAGACTTTAATTTCTGAAGTGAGATATGAGCGGCTTATTGTAGAAATAACAGCACTGAAGATATATACGCCCTTACAAGAGAGCTTAACCAACTTACATCAATATCTTTAAGTACTTAACTTAATTACTTTTCTTGCCAAAGCTCAATGTTAAATGAGTTGGATATTGAATTCGATAATTACAGTTTTATAACCATCTTGTTCATTGACAATTAGTAATAGAATGgtaaaatgttcttaaaattacacctgattttaaatattctacactaaaaatattttaagatctTGATTGTGTTATCTATATTCAAAAgtccaaaaaaatataatttggttAACTGATCATAAatgttttcttcaaattatATGAGTTTACGTTTATTCaaacatatcattgtttttcacTACTGATGAAGGCCGCTTAGGTGATCAGCCAGAAAAAGTTAGaaaacttaaattaatttgttttctgtggggtgaaattgtttaaaggttttataCCTGGAACCTGTTTGGCCCAGCTGATTGTAATGACAAGTTCTCGGTCGGCGAGGTCAGACAAAACTGTTAGAAATTTGCACTCATCGTCACGAACGCTTGGGTCCGCCCGCGCGTACAGTTTCTCAAGCTGTCCTTCTATGCTGACCAACTGTTGGAGAATTTTGTTGTCCACAACTGAAACATAACGTTTCGCTGTAACAGAATAAGAAAACAACATGTGATGATTATGTGGGATGATAGCATGCAACCAAGCAATGATATTAGTATAATCAGGAGAGCTGCCAGCCAACTTCACATAAATGATAACATCTCTGTTGAGTCTTGGGCATAACATCACTATGGGGTCAAGGGCTGTCACCACTATGGAGTCAAAAGGGCATAACACTAGTATGTAGTTAAGGGCATAACACCACTGTCGAGTTAAGGGCATAACACCACTGTCGAGTTAAGGGCATAACACCACTGTCGAGTTAAGGGCATAACATCTCTATGGGGTCAAGGACATAACACCACTATGGAGTCAAGGACATTACACCACTATGGAGTCAAGGACATAACACCACTATGGAGTCAAGGACATTACACCACTATGGAGTCAAGGACATACAATCTCTATGAAGTCAAGGACATAACACCACTATGGAGTCAAGGACATAACACCACTATGGAGTCAAGGACATTACACCACTATGGAGTCAAGGACATTACACCACTATGGAGTCAAGGACATTACACCACTATGGATTCAAGGACATACAATCTCTATGAAGTCACGGACATAACACCGCTATGGAGTCAAGGACATTACACCAGTCAAGGACATTACACCACTATGGAGTCAAGGACATACAATCTCTATGAAGTCACGGACATAACACCGCTATGGAGTCAAGAACATAACACCGCTATGGAGTCAAGAACATACCATCTCTATGGGATCAAGGACATAACACCATTATGGAGTCAAGGACATAGCACCATTTTGGAGTCAATGGCATAATGCCACTTTGAAGTCAGGGTCATAACTACACTATGGAGACAAGGACATACCATCTCTATTGGATCAAGGACATAACACCACTATGGAGTCAAGGACAAAGCACCATTTTGGAGTGAAGGACATAACAATACTATGTAGTCAAGgacaaaacatattaatgcTAGCTAGGCTAATAATGATATCACTCATGCCCatgtgaaaatgataaaatttgaaGATTTTTTGCTAAGCTGATGAAGAGCAAATGTTTAAAGCATGCAATGCACCGTGtttctgaaatataaacattgttctgAAAAGTGATGCAACAATGACACCATCAAAAATGGAAAAGTAGAATATGATCTTATAAATCCATAACCCCCTGTATGACTGATGACATAAAAccctttaaacaaaacatattaataaaacaaatataaacaaaacaggcATATAATGACTTTGTCTGTGTCAAATTATTTGACACAGACAAAGTCATTATATgcctgttttgaaatataaacctcATTGCTTCATAATTTAGCTTATGAATAAAACTAATCAGATTTTTTTGTATACTCGATTTTGGCACTGTTTCAATCGCCACAATCAAAGCATATATATCTTGCCTTGATTTAAATTGGTTTatttttagtgtgttttttttgtgtttaatattcattaatGTCTCTTAAGATGTCAAGTGATTGATATTCTATCTCTTTTCTTTCATGTTCaatgtcaaacattcaaatgcatacattaaatgCATGATCAAAAGCCTATTACTGATGACGTCAACATGCATGTTTTTGCCTGTAAGTGCATCGAGAGTAAAGATCCATCAATGTGTTTCAATTCAAATGGGATCACAATATTGGTTAACATTTGATAGATGATTAAAAGAAACCAATTCATTataaactcatttgattttaatgatcaaaacataaaaagcatatgatttatgttaagataaaaataaaatataagcgatattttttGACTGGGGACTTTGTGGCCATGTAACtattaattacaaaaaacaatttataaaggcatttttttctctcaatttcaaaaaaacatttaattaaaaaagtctACCTTGAGCTAAAGATACAATCAAAGCTTACTTAAAAGAGCAAAATTGCAAAGATTTCAGATTTTAACATtcgtaaaaacaaaaatgctttCTATGGTTGCTGAATGCACACCTGGCCACAAATATCACTAAAAtacttgttatttttcaatataaagcaaaaaaatccactttatattatatatagtattataACTGACCTTGAACAAATTAAATTAGACTCAGGTACAATTTTTGCTGTAGAAttatttttcttaggaatataaaacaactataatatttttgttttaatatcagaCAAGCTAAAATTATTGCACCCAAAAAAATCATGCACCTTAAAATGCAGAGTCATCGAAAGCCACGATCAAGCCATTCCCATACAACATGATAGAAAAAATTGTAATGATtggcacatatatatatattcaaaggtGATTAACCGACTCAACTAATGAAACTAATGAAGAAGCGACACATACTGCTATATGAGTGGTTGTTGATGGCATTGTCTAAACACTGTTTCTTCACGATGGGAAAGATCTGTTGGACATAAGGGTAGCTGTCAGGCGAGCGCTTGTACTTCTGTCTGCCACCACGAACACGATCCAGACGCACACCTGAAACATAGACACACTTAGAACATTaagtattattaataaaaatcaaatttgaatCTAAAGTCTGAGCCAAATGCAAAAAATAGATCTACACCATGCACGAAAAAAGATTGCCGCAGTACCCACACTATTACTAGTCtgtttttttattccttttctttttttccagaTGAGCCAGGGAAATAGCTGTACA
Coding sequences within:
- the LOC128207816 gene encoding steroid hormone receptor ERR2-like isoform X1, with amino-acid sequence MDVSIGIKCEPSSPLTLSHCSQPNFDEGFGRDLFSDYTGNDDLGSDRSFPDDSLDNGFDSGDLSPTSLDDSKLDFGSHVFNYGIDSIDVDSGYTGDSGESSGEVSPCSVENNHHQYSKVEYCSSTNYDNDVSEGQKKLCLVCGDIASGFHYGVSSCEACKAFFKRTIQGNIDYSCPANGDCEITKRRRKACQACRFQKCLFVGMLREGVRLDRVRGGRQKYKRSPDSYPYVQQIFPIVKKQCLDNAINNHSYSTKRYVSVVDNKILQQLVSIEGQLEKLYARADPSVRDDECKFLTVLSDLADRELVITISWAKQVPGFASLSLSDQMNLLQHSWLEINLLNLVYRSSPYHGILRIAEDYKLTSEQAEKYGCSRELDTLTRKMCKKFTSLNITREEYLLLKSIILFNIDVVTERSDAGKSIQEKLHESLTDYVKSRSNGGLKRVGQLYLLLPAMTHLKLLAKQYWFDVKKSGKIMMHKLFLEMLEADS
- the LOC128207816 gene encoding steroid hormone receptor ERR2-like isoform X2 is translated as MDVSIGIKCEPSSPLTLSHCSQPNFDEGFGRDLFSDYTGNDDLGSDRSFPDDSLDNGFDSGDLSPTSLDDSKLDFGSHVFNYGIDSIDVDSGYTGDSGESSGEVSPCSVENNHHQYSKVEYCSSTNYDNDVSEGQKKLCLVCGDIASGFHYGVSSCEACKAFFKRTIQGNIDYSCPANGDCEITKRRRKACQACRFQKCLFVGMLREGVRLDRVRGGRQKYKRSPDSYPYVQQIFPIVKKQCLDNAINNHSYSIVDNKILQQLVSIEGQLEKLYARADPSVRDDECKFLTVLSDLADRELVITISWAKQVPGFASLSLSDQMNLLQHSWLEINLLNLVYRSSPYHGILRIAEDYKLTSEQAEKYGCSRELDTLTRKMCKKFTSLNITREEYLLLKSIILFNIDVVTERSDAGKSIQEKLHESLTDYVKSRSNGGLKRVGQLYLLLPAMTHLKLLAKQYWFDVKKSGKIMMHKLFLEMLEADS